GGTCCGTGTGACCGGTGAGCCCCGGCTGCCGACCGCCGACGAGGTGCGCGACTTCGAGGAGCCCTTCGGGGCGCTGCTGCTCGAACTGCCGCTCAGGGACGCCGGTTTCGTGCTGCCCTCCTGGGAGGAGCTCGAAGAGGTCGCCGAGGCGGCACGCGCGCGGGACGCCGTGGTGCACTTCGACGGGGCCCGGCTGTGGGAGTGCACCACGCACTTCGGCCGCCCCGTGGACGAGATCGCGGGCCTCGCGGACAGCGTCTACGTGTCGTTCTACAAGTCGCTCAAGGGCTTCGGCGGCGCGGCGGTCGCAGGACCCAAGGCTCTGGTGGACGAGGCGAAGACCTGGCGGCACCGCTACGGAGGCCAGCTCTTCCAGCAGTTCCCGACGGCCCTGGCCGCCCTCATCGGCCTGGAGCGGGACCTGCCCCGGCTGCCGGAGTACGTGGCCCACGCGCGCGTGGTCGCCGCCGCGCTGCGCGAGGGGTTCACGGAGGCCGGGCTCCCGTGGGTGCGCGTGCACCCGGAGGAGCCGCACACCCACCAGTTCCAGGTCTGGCTGCCGTACGAGCCCGACGTCCTCATGGACGCCGGGGTGGCGCAGGCCGAGGAGACGAAGGTCGGCCTCTTCCCGCAGTGGTGGGACCGGGGCGGGCCCGGTCTGGCGTTCACCGAGGTCACGGTCGCGGACCCGGGTCTGGAGTGGACGGCCGAGGACGTGAAAGCCGCGGTCGCGGACTTCGTACGGCGGCTGCCCGGCAGAAGCTGAATGCCTGTGCGTCAGCAGCTGGGGCGCGGGCGGCCGTGCAGCCACCGGGCCAGGGCCGCCCGTATCCGCCCGTGGGCCGGACGGCCCGCCAGGACGGCCCGGAACTGCCGGTGCTCGCGCAGCTCCCGGGCGACCTGCCAGTCGTGGGCGCCGGGCGCGGGAGGGGCGGCCTCGCCGTGCTGCCGGGCCCGGTAGGTGTCGAGGAGGTACTGCTGGGTGATGCTCATGGCGAATCGCCTCT
Above is a genomic segment from Streptomyces sp. R21 containing:
- a CDS encoding low specificity L-threonine aldolase, with the translated sequence MSDTGEQAPETAASEDTASDTASQDMAEQKRKRRLAARRNAERVLWRPPFLNTVRERMAWLNEAAEGVYDLDEPSDIYGGGIVETLEERVAALLGKEAAVFFPTGTMAQQVALRCWAGRTGNPTVAMHALSHPETYERHAFSQVSGLRPVRVTGEPRLPTADEVRDFEEPFGALLLELPLRDAGFVLPSWEELEEVAEAARARDAVVHFDGARLWECTTHFGRPVDEIAGLADSVYVSFYKSLKGFGGAAVAGPKALVDEAKTWRHRYGGQLFQQFPTALAALIGLERDLPRLPEYVAHARVVAAALREGFTEAGLPWVRVHPEEPHTHQFQVWLPYEPDVLMDAGVAQAEETKVGLFPQWWDRGGPGLAFTEVTVADPGLEWTAEDVKAAVADFVRRLPGRS